The following proteins are encoded in a genomic region of Opitutaceae bacterium:
- a CDS encoding transaldolase — MTKSLSDLKVQIYADGADKAGILDLYAKPFIKGLTTNPTLMKKAGIKDYEAFARDILQTVTAKPISLEVFSDEFPEMKRQGLKIASWGSNVYVKIPITNSRGESAIPLIRELAQQGVKLNITALLTLAQVRDVAAALNPEVPSVVSVFAGRIADTGVDPMPVMRASKALLEGQPKAELLWASVREVLNILQADESGCEIVTVPHDILGKAVKMLGFDLTALSLDTVKMFAKDATDAGFKL, encoded by the coding sequence ATGACCAAATCACTCTCCGACCTTAAGGTCCAAATCTACGCGGACGGCGCCGACAAGGCCGGCATTCTCGATCTCTATGCCAAGCCCTTCATCAAGGGCCTGACGACCAACCCGACCCTCATGAAGAAGGCCGGCATCAAGGATTACGAGGCGTTCGCGAGGGACATCCTCCAGACGGTCACGGCCAAGCCCATTTCGCTTGAAGTGTTTTCAGACGAGTTCCCCGAGATGAAGCGCCAGGGCCTCAAGATCGCTTCCTGGGGCAGCAATGTCTACGTGAAGATCCCGATCACGAACTCGCGCGGCGAGTCGGCCATCCCGCTCATCCGCGAACTTGCCCAGCAGGGCGTGAAGCTCAACATCACCGCCCTCCTCACGCTCGCACAGGTGCGCGACGTGGCGGCCGCCCTCAACCCCGAGGTTCCGTCCGTGGTTTCAGTGTTCGCGGGCCGCATCGCTGACACTGGCGTCGACCCGATGCCCGTCATGCGCGCGTCGAAGGCGCTTCTCGAGGGCCAGCCGAAGGCTGAGTTGCTCTGGGCATCAGTTCGCGAGGTGCTGAACATCCTCCAGGCCGACGAATCCGGCTGTGAGATTGTCACGGTTCCGCATGACATCCTCGGCAAGGCCGTCAAGATGCTCGGCTTCGATCTCACCGCCCTGTCGCTCGACACGGTCAAGATGTTTGCGAAGGACGCAACTGACGCCGGTTTCAAGCTGTAA
- a CDS encoding NAD-dependent epimerase/dehydratase family protein, translated as MKKLLVTGSSGLIGSEVCVHFSRLGWAIHGVDNNQRAVFFGPQGDTRWNQDRLQREVSGFAHHELDIRDRKGVLALLKEVRPDAIVHTAAQPSHDRAAAIPFDDFDTNAVGTLNLLEAAHQAAPEAPFVHMSTNKVYGDAPNRIRLRELETRWDYDDDAYAHGIAETFTIDQSKHSLFGASKVAADVMVQEYGRYFNLPTCCLRGGCLTGPNHSGVELHGFLSYLVKCNLEDREYRVFGYKGKQVRDNIHSLDVARFMQAFIESPRVAEVYNLGGGKANSCSILEAFALTEKFSGKAQKYTYVDQNRVGDHICYYSDLRKMREHYPRWDISVSLEETIRQIVEAWRGRRAST; from the coding sequence ATGAAGAAGCTCCTTGTCACAGGTTCCTCAGGACTGATCGGGTCCGAGGTTTGTGTCCACTTCAGCCGACTGGGCTGGGCCATCCATGGGGTGGACAACAACCAGCGTGCCGTCTTCTTCGGCCCCCAGGGCGATACGCGCTGGAATCAGGACCGGCTGCAACGCGAGGTCTCCGGCTTCGCACACCACGAACTCGACATCCGTGACCGCAAGGGCGTGCTCGCCTTGCTGAAGGAGGTCAGGCCCGACGCGATCGTCCACACCGCCGCACAGCCTTCCCACGACCGCGCCGCCGCTATTCCGTTCGACGACTTCGACACCAACGCAGTCGGAACGCTCAACCTGCTCGAGGCCGCGCACCAGGCGGCGCCCGAGGCCCCTTTTGTGCACATGAGCACCAACAAGGTGTATGGCGACGCACCCAATCGGATCCGGCTCCGCGAGCTCGAGACCCGATGGGATTACGACGATGACGCCTACGCCCATGGCATCGCTGAAACGTTTACCATCGATCAGAGCAAGCACTCCCTCTTCGGCGCCTCGAAGGTGGCGGCCGATGTCATGGTGCAGGAGTACGGACGCTACTTCAACCTACCCACGTGCTGCCTTCGCGGAGGCTGCCTGACCGGCCCAAATCACAGTGGCGTCGAACTGCACGGCTTTCTCAGCTATCTGGTCAAATGCAACCTCGAGGACCGCGAGTACCGGGTTTTCGGATACAAAGGCAAACAGGTGCGTGACAACATCCACTCCCTAGATGTCGCCCGCTTCATGCAGGCATTCATCGAATCGCCCCGAGTGGCAGAGGTTTACAACCTCGGCGGCGGAAAGGCGAATTCCTGCTCCATTCTGGAGGCCTTCGCACTCACTGAGAAGTTCAGCGGCAAGGCGCAAAAGTACACCTACGTCGACCAGAACCGAGTTGGTGATCACATCTGTTACTACAGCGACCTTCGCAAGATGAGGGAGCATTATCCAAGGTGGGATATCTCCGTCTCTTTGGAAGAGACCATCCGTCAGATCGTGGAGGCCTGGCGCGGACGTAGAGCAAGCACCTGA
- a CDS encoding glycosyltransferase has protein sequence MNILFVNYGDFTTNSLNHIGGFASGFTLKGHSCVVAVTGGKETLSTVDRPLFIPATYSEVLERPNLFPDGRTADIIHGWTPRENVRRFVQSYQQLCQFAPRLVIHLEDNEAYLLEHYTGKPLGSLAALPPDELRRLLPQNVSHPAHFRHFLGLADGVTHIVERLSEFVPNGIPRIVLRPGVDFDLYNAPEPEPALRAELGLRSDEKVIVFTGSNTFANEPEMRDLYTAIAEVNRLGTPTRLIRTGFTTPTFERGLTDAHRRHVLDLGFVPKPMLPRLLALADLLVQPGRPGPFNDYRLPSKLPEFLASGKAVLLPACNLAAELKDGEEAIHLRSGTPEALAQAIREACQDQARLSVIGACGRAAAKRLFVGEAQGKILEEFYSGLRSNAPRAISKETLFARVHLAEADRLHAALDASESGKQQKLAELTRNHAENLEKLLRVRRATQKTASLLTKQHIRNLEETLAQSRTAALASETRLALANKRAADTELAARQKVEDLQAIIDRVKGELLQREDKIKRMQRSGSWRYTAVFRSLRRLLVDPLKPKSAQVLAATPAAHAPIPTSPEYPASATRRTYSYTYNIDHPLSWSTTSNRLLLLGWCFENEAAPISGVRVRIGDTLTEGSYGSKRLDVLASVGGRKQAEFCGVKVDARLELGDYPVKVEVKHDDGWYCFFETQLHVGKPGDPLELSEYQKWCAQHETLSEADQEAVGRHIAAMHQRPVFSILVPVYNPPVELFRKALDSVFAQIYPHWELCIADDCSTDPKIREVLEEYRAKDSRVRIVYRESNGHISLATNSAYELAQGEFVALFDHDDALHPQALYEIASAIDRDPKLNFIYTDEDKIDAEDRRFDPYFKPDWNPDLLHGQNYTSHLSVFRRELVAQVGAMRTGFEGSQDWDLTLRIVDAIPEETIHHVPRVLYHWRAIPGSTALQISEKSYPVDAAKRALVEHFSRRNETVELVPVPGDHWRIRYALPTPKPSVSLIIPTRNAEKLVRQAIESILSKTNYDNYEVVLVDNGSDDPGALAYFSSLPNTHPGKVRVLCYDAPFNYSAINNFAVRHCSSDFVGLINNDIEVISPEWLHEMVAQAARRGIGAVGAMLYYPNNTVQHAGVILGLGGVAGHAFKEFPRGDQGQKNRLRLVQNYSAVTGACLVIKRDRYLEVAGLDEKNLAVAFNDVDLCCKLLKAGYRNLWTPHAELYHHESATRGIEDTPEKKARFQSEVDYMMETWSEFLQNDPAYNPNLTLVGEDFSVAYLTRTQKSWARHKNP, from the coding sequence GTGAACATCCTCTTCGTCAATTACGGCGACTTCACCACCAACAGCCTCAACCACATCGGGGGCTTTGCCAGTGGCTTCACGCTGAAGGGCCATTCCTGTGTCGTTGCGGTCACCGGAGGGAAGGAGACGCTCTCCACCGTCGACCGTCCACTCTTTATCCCGGCAACCTATTCGGAGGTGCTGGAGCGCCCGAACTTGTTCCCAGATGGACGCACAGCGGACATCATCCATGGATGGACCCCCCGGGAGAACGTCAGGCGCTTCGTACAGTCGTACCAGCAGCTCTGCCAGTTCGCCCCGCGCCTGGTCATTCACCTCGAGGACAATGAGGCGTATCTGCTCGAGCACTACACCGGTAAGCCGCTTGGAAGCCTCGCCGCACTGCCCCCGGACGAACTTCGCAGGCTCCTCCCCCAAAACGTCAGCCACCCGGCCCATTTCAGGCATTTCCTTGGCCTTGCGGATGGAGTCACGCACATCGTTGAGCGGCTGTCGGAGTTCGTGCCGAACGGAATCCCCCGAATTGTGCTTCGTCCGGGGGTTGATTTCGACCTGTACAACGCGCCGGAGCCAGAGCCCGCGCTTCGGGCGGAGTTGGGACTGAGAAGTGACGAGAAGGTGATTGTCTTCACCGGAAGCAACACCTTTGCGAACGAGCCGGAAATGCGTGACCTGTACACGGCGATCGCAGAGGTGAACCGTCTCGGCACGCCGACCCGCCTGATCCGGACCGGCTTCACTACGCCGACTTTTGAGCGGGGCCTGACCGATGCTCATCGTCGCCATGTATTGGATCTGGGCTTTGTGCCCAAACCAATGCTCCCGAGGCTTCTTGCCCTTGCCGACCTCCTCGTTCAGCCGGGACGACCCGGGCCTTTCAACGACTACAGGCTCCCTTCCAAGCTTCCCGAGTTTCTCGCCTCCGGGAAAGCGGTGCTTCTGCCGGCTTGTAATCTCGCCGCAGAGTTGAAAGACGGCGAGGAGGCGATACACCTCCGAAGTGGCACACCCGAGGCACTTGCCCAAGCCATCCGAGAGGCATGCCAGGACCAGGCGCGCCTCTCCGTCATCGGCGCCTGCGGACGCGCCGCCGCGAAACGACTGTTCGTCGGCGAGGCGCAAGGGAAAATTCTCGAGGAATTCTATTCCGGGCTGCGCTCGAATGCCCCACGGGCGATTTCAAAGGAGACACTCTTCGCGCGTGTTCACCTCGCGGAAGCGGATAGACTCCACGCGGCCCTGGACGCCTCCGAATCAGGCAAACAGCAGAAACTCGCCGAACTCACTCGCAACCACGCGGAGAACCTTGAGAAATTGCTTCGTGTCAGGCGCGCCACCCAGAAGACCGCTTCCCTCCTCACGAAGCAGCACATCCGCAACCTCGAGGAAACACTTGCCCAGTCTCGCACGGCCGCACTCGCCTCGGAGACCCGGCTCGCCCTCGCTAACAAGCGCGCAGCAGATACCGAGTTGGCCGCACGCCAGAAGGTCGAGGACCTGCAGGCAATCATCGATCGCGTGAAGGGCGAACTCCTGCAGCGCGAGGACAAGATCAAGCGGATGCAACGTAGCGGCTCCTGGCGCTACACAGCCGTTTTTCGTTCCCTCCGTCGCCTTCTCGTCGATCCGCTCAAGCCAAAGAGTGCACAGGTGCTTGCAGCCACACCCGCCGCGCACGCTCCAATTCCGACCTCCCCGGAATACCCGGCTTCAGCCACCCGCCGCACTTACTCTTACACCTACAACATCGACCACCCACTCTCCTGGTCGACCACTTCGAACCGCCTGCTCCTCCTGGGCTGGTGCTTCGAGAACGAGGCCGCGCCCATTTCAGGGGTGCGCGTCCGGATTGGCGACACCCTCACCGAGGGTTCATACGGCTCAAAGCGCCTCGACGTGCTCGCCTCGGTCGGCGGCAGGAAACAGGCGGAATTCTGCGGCGTGAAGGTCGATGCCAGGCTCGAATTGGGAGACTACCCCGTCAAGGTCGAGGTGAAGCATGACGACGGCTGGTACTGTTTCTTCGAGACCCAACTCCATGTCGGCAAACCCGGAGACCCGCTCGAGCTCAGTGAGTACCAGAAATGGTGCGCCCAACACGAGACGTTGTCGGAAGCAGATCAGGAAGCAGTCGGGCGCCACATTGCCGCGATGCACCAGCGCCCGGTCTTCAGCATTCTTGTTCCGGTCTACAACCCTCCCGTCGAGCTTTTCCGCAAGGCGCTGGATTCCGTCTTCGCCCAGATCTATCCGCATTGGGAACTTTGCATCGCCGACGATTGTTCCACCGACCCCAAGATTCGCGAAGTGCTGGAGGAATACCGTGCAAAGGATTCACGGGTGCGGATCGTCTATCGTGAATCCAATGGGCACATCTCCCTCGCGACCAACTCTGCTTACGAGCTGGCACAGGGCGAGTTCGTCGCCCTTTTCGATCACGACGATGCCCTTCACCCGCAGGCCTTGTACGAGATCGCGTCGGCGATCGACCGCGATCCCAAGCTGAATTTCATCTATACCGATGAAGACAAGATCGACGCCGAGGACCGTCGGTTCGATCCCTATTTCAAGCCGGATTGGAATCCCGATCTTCTCCACGGCCAGAACTACACGTCACACCTGTCCGTCTTCAGGCGCGAACTTGTGGCGCAGGTGGGCGCGATGCGAACCGGTTTTGAGGGGAGCCAGGATTGGGACCTGACGCTGCGCATTGTCGACGCGATCCCGGAGGAGACCATCCATCACGTCCCGCGGGTTCTGTACCACTGGCGGGCGATTCCCGGTTCGACCGCATTGCAGATCAGCGAAAAGAGCTACCCGGTGGACGCCGCCAAACGCGCATTGGTCGAGCACTTCAGCCGACGAAACGAAACGGTGGAACTGGTGCCGGTGCCCGGCGACCACTGGCGGATTCGGTACGCCCTGCCGACCCCAAAGCCAAGTGTGTCGTTGATCATCCCCACGCGCAATGCGGAGAAGCTCGTCAGGCAGGCGATCGAGAGCATTCTTTCGAAGACGAACTACGACAATTACGAGGTCGTACTCGTGGACAACGGGTCGGACGACCCGGGGGCATTGGCATATTTCTCCAGCCTGCCGAATACCCATCCGGGCAAGGTGCGCGTGCTGTGCTACGACGCCCCGTTCAATTACTCCGCGATCAACAATTTTGCCGTCCGTCACTGCTCATCCGACTTCGTCGGCCTGATCAACAATGACATCGAGGTGATCTCGCCCGAGTGGCTGCACGAAATGGTCGCCCAAGCGGCGCGGCGCGGGATCGGCGCCGTGGGGGCGATGCTTTACTACCCGAACAACACGGTCCAACACGCGGGCGTCATCCTCGGCCTCGGCGGAGTCGCCGGTCATGCCTTCAAGGAATTTCCGCGCGGCGACCAGGGCCAGAAGAACCGCTTGAGGCTCGTGCAGAACTACAGCGCCGTCACGGGCGCCTGCCTGGTCATCAAGCGCGATCGCTACCTCGAGGTGGCCGGCCTCGACGAGAAGAACCTGGCTGTTGCGTTCAACGACGTCGACCTCTGCTGCAAGCTCCTCAAGGCGGGCTACCGGAATCTTTGGACGCCGCATGCCGAACTCTATCACCATGAATCGGCAACGCGCGGGATTGAGGATACACCCGAGAAGAAGGCGCGCTTCCAGTCCGAGGTGGACTACATGATGGAAACCTGGTCCGAGTTCCTTCAGAACGACCCTGCTTACAACCCGAATCTCACGCTCGTCGGCGAGGACTTTTCGGTCGCCTACCTCACGCGGACCCAGAAGAGCTGGGCACGCCACAAGAATCCATGA
- a CDS encoding class I SAM-dependent methyltransferase yields the protein MIPPDPDEKSNQQWQDSMLSLGKRSSYKEVWNKQAEDLEVAKLAVAGHTDEATFDATAVDTITTLRQTIGLTPFDIILEIGCGVGRVGKLLAPQCIHWIGTDISSGMIGHARKRLEGLDNVTLIELSGVGLREIYSNSLDVVYCTIVFMHLYEWDRYTYVAEAFRTLRPGGRCFFDNVSLSTKAGWDMFEAGRAYPLDRRPAHLSMCSTREELFTYLRRAGFQDVTVHTLPNGRIAAVGRKPFL from the coding sequence ATGATTCCTCCTGATCCAGATGAAAAGTCCAACCAGCAGTGGCAGGACAGCATGCTCTCGCTGGGAAAACGCTCCTCCTACAAGGAGGTCTGGAACAAGCAGGCTGAGGACCTCGAAGTCGCCAAACTCGCGGTCGCCGGCCACACGGACGAAGCCACCTTCGACGCCACTGCAGTCGACACCATCACGACCCTCCGCCAGACAATCGGCCTAACGCCCTTCGACATCATACTCGAAATCGGATGCGGAGTAGGTCGCGTCGGCAAGCTGCTGGCGCCACAATGTATCCACTGGATTGGTACGGATATTTCCAGCGGGATGATCGGCCACGCGCGCAAGCGCCTCGAAGGCCTAGACAATGTCACCCTGATTGAACTGTCCGGGGTTGGCTTGCGCGAAATCTACTCCAACTCGCTCGACGTGGTGTACTGCACCATCGTGTTCATGCACCTGTACGAGTGGGACCGGTACACTTACGTCGCCGAAGCGTTCCGAACCCTTCGGCCGGGAGGCAGGTGCTTCTTCGACAACGTGAGCCTGTCCACAAAAGCGGGCTGGGATATGTTCGAGGCGGGCCGGGCCTATCCGCTCGACCGACGGCCCGCGCACCTCAGCATGTGCTCGACGCGCGAAGAGTTGTTCACCTACCTGCGTCGGGCCGGTTTTCAAGACGTGACGGTCCACACGCTTCCGAACGGGAGAATCGCCGCGGTGGGACGCAAGCCGTTTCTTTGA
- a CDS encoding glycosyltransferase family 2 protein yields MKLSVIVPIYNEARTAREALDAITSKTVPGWEIEIILVESNSSDGTREIVASYRDTPRVRIMFEERALGKGHAVRAGFQIATGDVILIQDADLEYDLADYEILLAPIASGRQKFVLGSRHGQGGFAIRKFSDQPLRAFLLNTAHWSFTLLINASLGVWLHDPFTMYKVFKKECLQGLTFRCNRFDFDWELLIKLVRKGYHPIEIPVTYRSRSFAEGKKIRMFRDPLTWLVAWARARFCTL; encoded by the coding sequence ATGAAACTATCCGTCATCGTACCCATTTACAATGAGGCCAGGACTGCGCGCGAAGCTCTGGACGCAATCACGTCGAAGACAGTGCCCGGCTGGGAGATCGAGATCATCCTGGTCGAGAGCAATTCCTCCGACGGCACCCGCGAGATAGTCGCGTCCTACCGGGACACGCCGCGCGTGCGGATTATGTTTGAGGAGCGGGCCCTGGGCAAGGGTCACGCCGTCCGCGCGGGCTTCCAGATCGCCACAGGAGACGTGATCCTGATCCAGGACGCCGACCTCGAGTACGACCTCGCCGACTACGAGATTCTCCTGGCCCCGATCGCATCCGGCCGCCAAAAATTCGTCCTGGGATCGAGACACGGCCAGGGAGGTTTCGCAATTCGAAAGTTTTCAGACCAGCCGCTCCGGGCGTTTCTTCTCAACACGGCACACTGGAGCTTCACACTGCTGATCAATGCGTCGCTGGGAGTGTGGCTTCACGATCCGTTCACGATGTACAAGGTGTTCAAAAAGGAGTGCCTCCAAGGCCTGACGTTCCGGTGCAACCGTTTTGACTTCGATTGGGAATTGTTGATCAAACTCGTGCGGAAAGGCTACCACCCGATCGAGATACCCGTGACCTACCGTTCGCGCTCGTTTGCGGAAGGGAAGAAGATTCGGATGTTTCGTGATCCACTTACCTGGCTCGTCGCCTGGGCGCGGGCGCGATTTTGCACACTGTGA